Proteins from one Pontibacter korlensis genomic window:
- the frr gene encoding ribosome recycling factor produces MTEEIQFYLSEAEESMQKAVQHTGNELSKIRAGKASPAMIEHLRVDYYGTPTPISQVANIAAPDARTLLIKPWEKNMIGEINKAIKNSDLGLNPQQEADAVRLNIPALTEERRRDLVKQVKAETENGKISIRNIRKDVNDSLKKLQKEGTAEDAVRDAEGRVQKLTDNYIVKIDELLAKKEAEIMTI; encoded by the coding sequence ATGACGGAAGAAATTCAGTTTTACCTAAGCGAGGCAGAGGAGTCTATGCAAAAGGCTGTTCAGCATACTGGTAACGAGCTATCTAAAATCAGAGCGGGCAAAGCCTCTCCTGCCATGATCGAGCACCTGCGTGTAGATTATTACGGCACGCCTACTCCGATCTCTCAGGTAGCTAACATTGCCGCGCCAGATGCACGCACCCTGCTTATCAAGCCTTGGGAGAAAAACATGATTGGCGAGATCAACAAAGCCATTAAAAATAGCGACCTGGGCCTGAACCCGCAACAAGAAGCTGATGCTGTGCGCCTGAACATCCCAGCCCTGACTGAGGAGCGTCGCCGTGACCTGGTGAAGCAGGTAAAAGCTGAAACCGAGAATGGCAAGATCAGCATCCGCAACATCCGTAAAGATGTGAACGACTCGCTGAAAAAGCTGCAGAAAGAAGGCACTGCTGAAGATGCTGTTCGTGACGCAGAAGGCAGAGTGCAAAAGCTGACAGATAACTACATCGTTAAGATTGACGAGCTACTTGCTAAGAAAGAAGCCGAAATCATGACAATCTAA
- the pyrH gene encoding UMP kinase, with product MKYKRILLKLSGEALMGEQQYGIDSNRLLQYAQEIKEVAALGVEVAVVIGGGNIFRGVQAEQVGLDRVQGDYMGMLATVINSMALQSALEKLGVYTRLLSGINIQQVCEPYIRRRAVRHLEKGRVVIFGAGTGNPYFTTDSAASLRAIEIEADVVLKGTRVDGIYSADPEKDPNAVFYSNISFKDVFEQGLNVMDMTAFTLCKENGLPIIVFDMNTAGNLKRLVEGEQVGTLVSMEDLGDTLKETVDQIQPGSKTDRK from the coding sequence GTGAAGTATAAACGAATTTTGCTGAAGCTAAGTGGCGAGGCATTGATGGGCGAGCAGCAGTACGGAATCGACTCGAACAGACTGCTACAGTATGCTCAAGAAATTAAAGAGGTTGCCGCCCTTGGAGTGGAAGTAGCCGTGGTAATTGGCGGAGGCAATATTTTCAGAGGTGTGCAGGCTGAGCAAGTAGGCTTAGACCGTGTGCAAGGCGATTATATGGGTATGCTTGCTACTGTAATCAACAGTATGGCATTGCAGAGTGCCCTGGAAAAGCTGGGAGTTTACACGCGCCTACTTTCAGGAATCAACATACAACAGGTATGTGAGCCTTACATCCGCCGCCGTGCTGTGCGCCACCTGGAGAAAGGCCGTGTAGTAATCTTCGGTGCCGGAACTGGCAACCCATACTTTACTACCGATTCTGCCGCTTCGCTGCGTGCCATCGAGATTGAGGCTGATGTAGTACTGAAAGGGACGCGTGTAGACGGCATCTACTCTGCTGACCCGGAGAAAGACCCTAATGCAGTATTCTACTCTAACATATCGTTTAAGGATGTGTTTGAGCAAGGCCTGAATGTAATGGACATGACTGCTTTTACGCTTTGCAAGGAAAATGGCCTGCCAATCATCGTGTTTGATATGAACACCGCTGGCAACCTGAAGCGCCTGGTAGAAGGGGAGCAAGTAGGAACCCTGGTAAGCATGGAGGACCTTGGCGATACGCTAAAAGAGACTGTAGACCAGATTCAGCCAGGCTCTAAAACTGACAGAAAATAA
- a CDS encoding acetyl-CoA carboxylase biotin carboxyl carrier protein subunit: MLQVKTGNGKTWQVDIQKDTILLNNSPFDWDISPIGPKTFHIIKGARSFTAEVVSADYQQKTFTFKINGATQMVSVKDRFDLLLDQLGMSNANANKVNDVKAPMPGLILDVKVQPGQEVKKGDPIMILEAMKMENILKSPGDGVVKEVKVQVRQNVEKNQVLILFQ, encoded by the coding sequence ATGCTCCAGGTAAAAACCGGTAACGGCAAAACATGGCAGGTTGATATCCAAAAAGATACTATACTTCTAAACAATTCCCCGTTCGACTGGGACATCTCCCCTATCGGGCCTAAAACGTTTCACATCATAAAAGGCGCCCGCTCTTTTACAGCTGAAGTAGTTTCGGCTGATTACCAGCAAAAGACGTTTACGTTTAAAATCAACGGCGCAACTCAAATGGTTAGCGTGAAAGATCGTTTTGACCTTCTACTTGATCAGTTGGGCATGAGCAATGCTAACGCAAACAAAGTAAATGATGTTAAGGCACCAATGCCCGGGCTTATACTTGACGTTAAGGTGCAGCCAGGCCAGGAGGTAAAGAAGGGAGATCCGATTATGATTCTGGAAGCCATGAAGATGGAGAACATCCTAAAATCGCCGGGAGATGGCGTAGTGAAGGAAGTAAAGGTACAGGTAAGGCAGAACGTGGAGAAAAACCAGGTGCTGATCCTTTTCCAGTAG
- a CDS encoding M1 family aminopeptidase, producing the protein MNHKFLSIVGLAAAFAFTSGCNTSKTVLDTTGAKEPLQQAAADTAAPANAAPVWAPKKYAFNPSRTKVHDLLHTTLRIRFDWEKQYLHGVAELTLKPYFYPQNQLVLDAKGMDIHNVHMMKGYDGTPLKYTYDGQKLTVDLGKTYTREEKYTLEINYTAKPNELATGGSDAITEDKGLYFINPLGTEPNKPRQIWTQGETEASSAWFPTIDAPNERMTQDIYITVDPKFTTLSNGAFVYSRQNADGTKTDYWKQELPHAPYLAMLAIGEYAVVKDKWRNIEVNYYVEPEYKNTAKKIFGNTPQMLEFFSQKLGVTYPWAKYSQVVVRDFVSGAMENTSASTFMEDLQLNERELLDKSWDGIIAHELFHQWFGDYVTTESWANLPLNEAFANYSEYLWAEHKYGADEAAYLHLDELSQYLDEAETKREPLIRFHYKDREDMFDSHSYAKGGRVLHMLRKLVGDDAWWASLNLYLTRNKFSDVEVAELRMAFEDVTGKDLMWFFNQWFMQAGHPELKVVDSYENGKLQLHVQQTQDTAYAPVYRLPLEVAVWADGKKQVYPIVIDEAEQVFTFNVASQPQLVLFDADQRLLAVVEHEKNEEELLFQFRNAEHLALKLQALSELQEQVEKPEVMAMYQKALQDDYWAVRSAAINVLSQLKEGQASSVEPIIKRMATQDKKGAVRADAILALAGWGGSKYQSLFDQAMNDSSYQASAAAVLAYAGTGAPDAKQKLTQFEKESNEEIVLALATIYAVQAGPEKYDWFMKKVKSANGSELYYLLQSLGAYLASNSQTNTPEAIAMLADIAQNHRLYYVRASAYQALMVMSERPEVQQILQQIREKEKDERLLEMYGR; encoded by the coding sequence ATGAATCATAAGTTTCTGAGTATAGTTGGTCTGGCTGCTGCCTTTGCGTTTACCAGTGGTTGCAACACCAGCAAAACTGTTTTAGATACAACAGGTGCGAAAGAGCCGCTGCAACAAGCCGCTGCTGATACAGCTGCTCCAGCCAATGCTGCTCCAGTCTGGGCACCGAAGAAGTATGCGTTCAACCCTTCTCGGACCAAGGTGCACGACCTGCTGCATACAACTTTGCGCATCAGGTTTGATTGGGAAAAGCAATATTTGCATGGTGTTGCTGAGCTTACCTTAAAGCCGTACTTCTATCCGCAGAACCAGTTGGTGCTGGACGCCAAAGGAATGGACATCCATAACGTGCACATGATGAAGGGGTACGACGGCACTCCTCTAAAGTATACATACGATGGGCAGAAACTTACAGTAGACTTGGGCAAGACATATACCCGGGAAGAGAAGTACACGCTTGAGATAAACTATACAGCCAAGCCTAACGAACTTGCCACTGGTGGCTCCGATGCCATTACAGAGGATAAGGGGCTGTACTTCATCAACCCGCTGGGGACAGAGCCGAATAAACCAAGGCAGATTTGGACACAGGGTGAGACTGAGGCAAGCTCAGCATGGTTCCCAACTATAGATGCTCCAAATGAGCGCATGACGCAGGATATCTATATTACCGTTGATCCAAAATTCACCACGCTCTCCAACGGTGCATTTGTGTACTCACGACAAAACGCCGACGGCACCAAAACCGACTACTGGAAGCAGGAGCTGCCACACGCCCCATACCTGGCTATGTTGGCTATAGGCGAGTATGCTGTAGTGAAAGATAAGTGGCGAAATATTGAGGTTAATTATTATGTGGAGCCAGAGTATAAGAACACTGCCAAAAAGATCTTTGGCAATACCCCGCAGATGCTAGAGTTCTTCTCGCAGAAGCTTGGCGTAACCTATCCTTGGGCAAAATATTCGCAGGTGGTAGTACGCGACTTTGTGTCGGGAGCAATGGAGAATACTTCTGCCTCAACTTTTATGGAAGACTTGCAGCTGAATGAGCGTGAGTTGCTGGATAAAAGCTGGGACGGGATTATTGCACATGAGCTATTCCACCAGTGGTTTGGGGATTATGTAACCACCGAATCCTGGGCAAACCTGCCACTAAACGAAGCCTTTGCAAACTACTCAGAGTACCTTTGGGCAGAACATAAGTATGGCGCTGATGAGGCCGCTTACCTGCACCTGGATGAGCTGAGTCAGTATTTGGATGAGGCAGAGACAAAACGAGAGCCGCTTATCCGCTTCCACTATAAGGATCGGGAAGATATGTTCGACAGCCACTCCTATGCTAAAGGTGGAAGAGTGCTGCATATGTTGCGCAAGTTGGTAGGAGACGATGCCTGGTGGGCTTCGCTTAATTTATACTTGACGCGCAACAAATTTTCTGATGTAGAGGTGGCTGAGCTGCGGATGGCCTTCGAAGACGTGACAGGGAAAGACCTCATGTGGTTTTTTAACCAATGGTTTATGCAGGCCGGCCACCCGGAGCTGAAAGTAGTCGATAGCTATGAAAATGGTAAACTGCAGCTACATGTTCAGCAAACGCAGGATACAGCATATGCCCCGGTTTACCGTCTTCCGCTAGAGGTTGCAGTATGGGCAGATGGCAAAAAGCAGGTATACCCAATAGTTATAGATGAGGCAGAGCAGGTTTTTACCTTTAATGTAGCATCGCAACCGCAGCTTGTGCTCTTTGATGCAGATCAGCGATTGCTGGCGGTAGTAGAGCATGAAAAAAACGAAGAAGAACTGCTGTTCCAGTTTCGTAATGCTGAGCATTTAGCGCTTAAACTGCAGGCCCTGTCAGAACTGCAGGAGCAAGTAGAGAAGCCAGAGGTCATGGCGATGTATCAGAAGGCATTGCAGGATGATTATTGGGCAGTGCGTAGTGCGGCCATCAATGTATTGAGCCAGCTAAAAGAAGGACAGGCCTCCTCTGTAGAGCCTATCATCAAGAGAATGGCTACACAGGATAAAAAGGGAGCCGTGCGAGCCGATGCTATACTTGCCTTAGCAGGCTGGGGCGGCAGCAAATACCAGTCATTGTTCGATCAAGCCATGAACGATAGTTCGTACCAGGCTTCAGCCGCAGCTGTATTAGCTTATGCTGGCACAGGTGCTCCGGATGCGAAACAGAAGCTTACACAGTTTGAGAAGGAGAGTAACGAGGAGATAGTACTGGCATTGGCTACTATCTACGCGGTGCAAGCAGGTCCTGAAAAGTATGATTGGTTTATGAAAAAGGTTAAATCTGCAAACGGTAGCGAACTTTATTACCTGTTGCAGAGCCTAGGCGCATACTTGGCAAGTAACAGCCAAACCAACACACCAGAGGCAATTGCTATGCTGGCAGATATAGCGCAAAACCATCGTTTGTACTACGTGAGAGCTTCTGCTTATCAGGCTCTTATGGTTATGTCGGAGAGGCCGGAAGTGCAGCAAATACTGCAGCAGATTAGGGAAAAAGAGAAGGATGAGAGGCTGCTGGAGATGTATGGCCGGTAA
- the tuf gene encoding elongation factor Tu, which translates to MAKETFDRSKPHVNIGTIGHVDHGKTTLTAAITTVLANKGLAALRDFSSIDNAPEEKERGITINTSHVEYATENRHYAHVDCPGHADYVKNMVTGAAQMDGAILVVAATDGPMPQTREHILLARQVGVPQLVVFMNKVDMVDDPELLELVEMEIRELLSFYDFDGDNIPVIQGSALGGLNGDPKWVATIEELMNAVDTWIPLPERLVDLPFLMPVEDVFSITGRGTVATGRIERGVINSGDPVEILGMGAENLKSTVTGVEMFRKILDRGEAGDNVGLLLRGIEKTDIRRGMVICKPGSVKPHTKFKAEVYVLSKEEGGRHTPFFNKYRPQFYFRTTDVTGEIMLPEGVEMVMPGDNITIEVNLINAVAMEKGLRFAIREGGRTVGAGQVTEILD; encoded by the coding sequence ATGGCTAAAGAAACATTTGACCGTTCCAAACCGCACGTAAATATCGGTACTATTGGTCACGTTGACCACGGCAAAACTACTTTGACTGCAGCTATCACTACAGTGTTGGCTAACAAAGGTCTTGCTGCACTGCGTGACTTCTCTTCAATTGATAACGCTCCTGAAGAAAAAGAAAGAGGTATTACTATCAATACTTCTCACGTAGAATATGCTACTGAAAACCGCCACTATGCACACGTTGACTGCCCAGGTCACGCTGACTATGTGAAGAACATGGTTACTGGTGCTGCTCAGATGGACGGTGCAATCCTAGTGGTTGCTGCTACTGACGGTCCAATGCCACAGACTCGTGAGCACATCCTTCTTGCTCGTCAGGTAGGTGTACCTCAGCTTGTAGTGTTCATGAACAAAGTGGACATGGTTGATGACCCAGAGCTTCTTGAGCTTGTTGAGATGGAAATCCGTGAGCTGCTTTCTTTCTACGACTTCGACGGTGATAATATTCCAGTAATCCAAGGTTCTGCTCTTGGTGGTCTGAACGGTGATCCGAAGTGGGTTGCTACTATCGAAGAGTTGATGAACGCTGTTGATACTTGGATTCCACTTCCAGAGCGTCTAGTTGACCTTCCATTCTTGATGCCAGTTGAGGACGTGTTCTCTATCACTGGTCGTGGTACAGTTGCTACTGGCCGTATCGAGCGTGGTGTAATCAACTCTGGTGATCCTGTTGAGATCCTGGGTATGGGTGCTGAGAACCTGAAGTCTACAGTTACTGGTGTGGAAATGTTCCGTAAGATCCTTGACAGAGGTGAAGCTGGTGACAACGTAGGTCTACTTCTTCGTGGTATTGAGAAAACTGATATCCGTCGTGGTATGGTTATCTGTAAGCCAGGTTCAGTTAAGCCTCACACTAAATTCAAAGCAGAGGTTTACGTTCTTTCTAAAGAAGAAGGTGGCCGTCACACTCCATTCTTTAACAAGTACCGTCCACAGTTCTACTTCAGAACCACAGACGTTACTGGTGAGATCATGCTGCCAGAAGGCGTAGAAATGGTTATGCCTGGTGATAACATCACTATCGAGGTGAACCTGATCAACGCTGTAGCGATGGAGAAAGGTCTACGTTTTGCGATCCGTGAGGGTGGTAGAACTGTAGGTGCCGGTCAGGTAACTGAAATTCTTGACTAA
- the secE gene encoding preprotein translocase subunit SecE, which yields MSNIRTYMNDTVEEMKDKVSWPTYSELQNNSVLVLIGSLIFALVVGAMDFGFDTVLTWFYNQF from the coding sequence ATGAGCAACATTAGAACTTATATGAACGACACAGTCGAGGAGATGAAGGATAAGGTCTCCTGGCCAACATACTCAGAGTTGCAAAACAATTCTGTGCTGGTGTTGATAGGTTCTTTGATATTTGCTTTAGTGGTAGGTGCTATGGACTTCGGGTTCGACACTGTGCTTACATGGTTTTACAACCAGTTTTAG
- the nusG gene encoding transcription termination/antitermination protein NusG, whose product MADLKWYVVRAVSGQEKKAKAYLENEIMRHGLGEYVPQVLIPAEKVYEMRGGKKRIRERSFFPGYVLVHADLSHGEAEHIIISTPGVIGFLGSDEGSASKKPVPLRQSEVNRILGTVDEAEEQAEVLDTPFVVGEIVKVMDGPFSGFSGTVEEVFEERKKLNVMVKIFGRNTPVELNYMQVEKES is encoded by the coding sequence ATGGCTGATTTAAAGTGGTATGTAGTTCGCGCTGTTAGTGGACAGGAGAAAAAAGCTAAGGCTTACCTGGAGAATGAGATAATGCGACACGGTCTTGGTGAATATGTTCCGCAGGTGTTAATTCCGGCGGAGAAGGTTTACGAGATGCGTGGAGGTAAAAAAAGAATCAGAGAGCGTAGCTTCTTTCCAGGTTATGTGTTGGTTCATGCAGATCTTTCTCACGGTGAAGCAGAGCACATTATCATCAGTACACCAGGAGTAATTGGATTCCTTGGTTCGGATGAAGGTTCTGCAAGTAAAAAGCCGGTTCCTTTGAGGCAGTCAGAAGTAAACAGAATACTGGGTACTGTAGACGAGGCAGAGGAGCAAGCAGAAGTGTTGGATACTCCATTTGTAGTGGGAGAAATTGTGAAAGTAATGGATGGTCCATTCAGCGGTTTCTCTGGAACAGTGGAGGAAGTATTCGAAGAGCGTAAGAAACTCAATGTAATGGTGAAGATCTTTGGTAGAAACACACCAGTTGAGTTGAACTACATGCAGGTAGAAAAAGAATCGTAG
- the rplK gene encoding 50S ribosomal protein L11 — protein sequence MAKEIKGYLKLQIKGGAANPSPPVGPALGSKGLNIMEFCKQFNARTQEKAGQVLPVLITIYADKSFDFVVKTPPAPVLLMDAAKIKVGSKEPNRNKVGSVTWDQVREIAETKMPDLNAFKLESAMKMVAGTARSMGITVSGTAPWNE from the coding sequence ATGGCAAAGGAAATAAAAGGTTATCTGAAACTTCAGATAAAGGGAGGTGCCGCGAATCCATCGCCACCGGTTGGACCTGCACTTGGTTCAAAAGGTCTTAACATCATGGAGTTCTGTAAGCAGTTTAATGCTAGAACCCAGGAGAAGGCTGGCCAGGTGTTACCAGTTTTGATTACAATTTACGCAGACAAGTCTTTTGACTTCGTTGTTAAAACTCCACCTGCTCCAGTGTTGCTGATGGATGCGGCTAAAATCAAAGTCGGATCTAAAGAACCAAACCGTAACAAGGTAGGTTCTGTAACATGGGATCAAGTTAGAGAGATAGCCGAGACGAAGATGCCTGATTTGAATGCTTTCAAACTGGAGTCAGCCATGAAAATGGTAGCAGGTACAGCGAGAAGCATGGGTATCACAGTGTCTGGTACTGCTCCGTGGAACGAATAA
- the rplA gene encoding 50S ribosomal protein L1, with translation MAKISKNRKAALAKADLAKEYSLTDAASVVKDITFTKFDASVDIDVRLGVDPRKADQMVRGIVTLPHGTGKEVKVLALVTPDKEQEAKDAGADYVGLDDYIQKIEKGWTDVDVIITMPAVMAKVGRLGRILGPRNLMPNPKSGTVTQDVAKAVKEVKAGKIDFKVDKFGIIHTSVGKVSFSAEQLAANAHEVIQTLNRLKPSSAKGTYIKSITLSSTMSPAVIVDKNATI, from the coding sequence ATGGCGAAGATTTCGAAAAATAGAAAAGCGGCTTTAGCTAAAGCCGATCTAGCAAAAGAGTATTCTTTAACAGATGCCGCTTCAGTTGTAAAGGACATTACCTTCACAAAGTTTGATGCCTCTGTTGATATTGATGTACGTTTGGGCGTAGATCCACGCAAAGCCGATCAGATGGTGCGTGGTATCGTAACACTGCCTCACGGAACTGGTAAAGAAGTAAAGGTACTTGCTTTGGTTACTCCTGACAAAGAGCAGGAAGCGAAAGATGCTGGTGCTGACTACGTAGGTCTTGACGACTATATCCAGAAAATCGAAAAAGGCTGGACAGATGTGGATGTGATTATCACAATGCCTGCTGTTATGGCGAAAGTAGGTCGTCTGGGTAGGATCCTAGGTCCTCGTAACCTGATGCCAAACCCTAAGTCGGGTACAGTAACTCAGGATGTAGCTAAAGCCGTTAAAGAGGTAAAAGCTGGTAAAATTGACTTCAAAGTTGATAAATTCGGTATCATCCACACAAGTGTTGGTAAAGTTTCCTTCTCTGCAGAGCAGCTTGCTGCTAACGCACACGAGGTAATTCAGACGCTTAACCGTTTGAAGCCTTCCTCAGCTAAAGGTACTTACATCAAGAGCATCACATTGTCTAGCACAATGAGCCCGGCCGTAATCGTTGACAAGAACGCAACTATCTAA
- the rplJ gene encoding 50S ribosomal protein L10, whose protein sequence is MTREEKEIIVKDLSEKLANTNYFYITDASTMSVAGINAFRRMAFDRGIEYKVYKNTLIKKALDTLEADTSALEDVLKGASGILFSKELGNAPAKLIQDFRKKGNTLPLLKGAYIDSGIFIGEEQLKTLAEIKSKDELIGEIIGLLQSPAKNVVSALQSSGGKLAGILKTLSEKE, encoded by the coding sequence ATGACCAGGGAAGAAAAAGAGATAATTGTAAAAGACCTGAGCGAGAAGTTAGCTAATACAAACTACTTCTATATTACTGATGCTTCAACTATGTCTGTAGCTGGCATCAACGCGTTCAGAAGAATGGCATTCGATCGTGGTATCGAATACAAAGTGTACAAAAATACACTTATCAAGAAAGCGCTGGATACTTTAGAAGCTGATACTTCTGCGCTTGAGGATGTTTTAAAGGGCGCTTCCGGTATCCTATTCTCGAAAGAGCTAGGCAATGCACCTGCAAAACTGATTCAAGACTTCAGAAAGAAAGGCAATACGCTCCCTCTGCTTAAAGGTGCTTATATCGACAGTGGTATTTTCATTGGCGAAGAGCAGCTTAAAACTCTTGCAGAGATCAAGTCTAAAGACGAGCTTATTGGCGAAATCATTGGTCTTCTTCAGTCACCTGCTAAGAATGTTGTTTCTGCACTTCAAAGCAGTGGCGGTAAGCTGGCGGGTATCTTGAAAACTTTATCAGAAAAAGAATAA
- the rplL gene encoding 50S ribosomal protein L7/L12 — MADLKAFAEQLVNLTVKEVNELATILKDEYGIEPAAAAPVMVAGGGAAEGGAAAEEKTSFDVILKSAGAQKLAVVKLVKELTGLGLKEAKEVVDSAPKALKEGVAKDEAESLKKSLEEAGAEVEVK; from the coding sequence ATGGCAGATTTGAAAGCATTCGCTGAGCAGTTAGTAAACTTGACTGTTAAAGAAGTTAACGAACTAGCTACTATTCTTAAGGATGAGTATGGCATCGAGCCTGCTGCTGCTGCTCCAGTGATGGTTGCCGGTGGTGGTGCTGCTGAAGGAGGAGCTGCTGCAGAAGAAAAAACTTCTTTTGACGTAATCCTTAAATCAGCTGGTGCTCAGAAACTAGCAGTTGTTAAGCTTGTAAAAGAGCTTACTGGCCTTGGTCTGAAAGAAGCTAAAGAAGTAGTAGATAGCGCTCCTAAAGCTCTGAAAGAAGGTGTTGCTAAGGATGAGGCTGAGTCACTGAAGAAATCTTTGGAAGAAGCTGGTGCTGAAGTGGAGGTTAAATAA